Proteins from one Mesorhizobium sp. M9A.F.Ca.ET.002.03.1.2 genomic window:
- a CDS encoding integration host factor subunit beta yields the protein MIKSELVQIIATRNPHLFLRDVENIVGAIFDEITDALAEGNRVELRGFGAFSVKNRPARTGRNPRTGESVEVEEKWVPFFKTGKELRERLNGGK from the coding sequence ATGATCAAGTCCGAACTTGTGCAGATCATCGCCACACGCAACCCGCACCTTTTCCTGCGCGACGTTGAGAACATTGTCGGCGCGATTTTCGACGAAATCACCGACGCGCTTGCCGAAGGCAACCGAGTCGAGCTGCGCGGTTTCGGGGCTTTCTCGGTGAAAAACCGCCCCGCCCGCACCGGCCGCAATCCGCGCACCGGCGAATCCGTCGAGGTCGAGGAGAAATGGGTGCCGTTTTTCAAGACCGGCAAGGAATTGCGTGAAAGGCTGAACGGCGGCAAATAA
- a CDS encoding DUF1049 domain-containing protein, translating into MFNRFLLIVVFVPLAVILIALAVANRDPVAFTLDPFNPGNPALTMTLPLFIFLFLALAIGMLVGSLATWVKQGRYRKLARQRGVEAENLRQAVSRAPVAPQGPALPKPTN; encoded by the coding sequence ATGTTCAATCGTTTCTTGCTCATCGTGGTCTTCGTGCCGCTGGCCGTTATCCTGATTGCGCTGGCCGTCGCCAACCGCGATCCGGTTGCCTTCACCCTGGACCCGTTCAACCCTGGCAATCCGGCGCTGACGATGACGCTGCCGCTTTTTATCTTCCTGTTCCTGGCACTCGCCATCGGCATGCTCGTCGGCAGCCTGGCGACATGGGTCAAGCAGGGCCGTTACCGCAAGCTGGCGCGCCAGCGCGGCGTCGAGGCCGAGAACCTGCGCCAGGCGGTCAGCCGCGCTCCGGTTGCGCCACAAGGCCCGGCGCTGCCGAAGCCGACGAACTGA